The Streptomyces sp. DH-12 genome has a window encoding:
- a CDS encoding ABC transporter permease, giving the protein MIAAQAVLETKMLLRNGEQLLLTVIIPTVLLVLFSTVDVVDTGDGAAVDFLAPGVLALAVMSTAFTGQAIATGFERRYGVLKRLAASPLPRWGLMTAKTLSVLVTEVLQVVLVTVIALLLGWDPRGGVLAVVALLALGTAAFSGLGLLMAGTLKAEATLAAANLVFLLLLVGGGVVVPLDRFPEAAQDVLGLLPIAALSEGLRDVLQHGAGTPWDGLGILAAWAAAGLAAAGAFFRWE; this is encoded by the coding sequence ATGATCGCCGCGCAGGCCGTGCTCGAGACGAAGATGCTGCTGCGCAACGGCGAACAGCTGCTGCTCACCGTGATCATCCCCACCGTGCTGCTGGTGCTGTTCAGCACCGTGGACGTGGTGGACACCGGCGACGGCGCGGCGGTGGACTTCCTCGCGCCCGGCGTCCTCGCGCTCGCGGTGATGTCGACGGCGTTCACCGGGCAGGCCATCGCGACCGGCTTCGAGCGCCGCTACGGCGTGCTGAAGCGGCTGGCCGCCTCCCCGTTGCCGCGCTGGGGGCTGATGACCGCCAAGACGCTGTCGGTGCTGGTCACCGAGGTGCTCCAGGTGGTGCTGGTGACGGTGATCGCGCTGCTGCTCGGCTGGGACCCGCGGGGCGGCGTCCTCGCGGTGGTCGCGCTGCTGGCTCTGGGCACGGCCGCCTTCTCCGGGCTCGGGCTGCTGATGGCCGGCACGCTCAAGGCGGAGGCCACGCTCGCCGCCGCCAACCTGGTCTTCCTGCTGCTGCTCGTCGGCGGCGGGGTGGTCGTGCCGCTGGACCGGTTCCCCGAGGCGGCGCAGGACGTGCTCGGCCTGCTGCCCATCGCCGCGCTGTCCGAGGGCCTGCGGGACGTGCTGCAGCACGGCGCCGGGACGCCCTGGGACGGCCTGGGGATCCTCGCCGCGTGGGCGGCCGCGGGGCTCGCGGCC